A part of Uloborus diversus isolate 005 chromosome 6, Udiv.v.3.1, whole genome shotgun sequence genomic DNA contains:
- the LOC129223883 gene encoding lysozyme-like, with amino-acid sequence MKFLVTIAVLLIAACLTSAQSVRRKPNEKVPEMDQRCLDCICQASSNCDESLKCHNAGQSYFCGPYVISWAYWHDGGRPGDKGRAHDFETCLNNKTCAEQAVKGYMRKYGQDCDRSGQINCYDFARIHKLGFGSCGGLEIQNTDYWEKFEICYDGYNPSNDAAADYDYGSSVLQARSGYQGGYN; translated from the exons ATGAAGTTTCTAGTAACGATCGCTGTTTTACTAATCGCAGCGTGCCTCACGTCAG CACAGTCCGTAAGAAGAAAACCAAACGAAAAAGTACCAGAGATGGATCAGCGATGCTTGGATTGTATATGCCAG GCGAGCAGCAACTGTGATGAATCCTTAAAATGCCATAATGCTGGTCAAAGCTATTTCTGCGGACCATACGTTATCTCATGGGCTTATTGGCATGATGGTGGAAGACCTGGGGACAAAGGAAGAGCTCATg acTTCGAAACTTGCTTAAATAATAAGACTTGCGCAGAACAAGCAGTGAAGGGATACATGCGCAAATACGGACAGGACTGCGACCGCAGTGGACAGATCAACTGCTATGATTTTGCCAGAATACATAAACTTGGATTCGGATCTTGTGGTGGACTTGAAATTCAAAACACGGACTACTGGGAGAAATTCGAAATCTGCTACGATGGTTACAACCCGAGCAATGACGCAGCAGCCGATTATGATTACGGTTCCAGTGTTTTGCAAGCCAGAAGTGGTTATCAAGGAGGTTACAACTAA